The Malus sylvestris chromosome 14, drMalSylv7.2, whole genome shotgun sequence genome segment TCAAATGGCCTTATTTCCCTTTGTTAACAACTTCTAATGAGCCTACCGCGATGGAATGTTGGGACAAAGAGTAATAATCACGCTTAAACAAATTcacaaaaataagaaataaaaaaaaaaggataataaGGTAAAACACAATTCAACAAAATAGACTGTAGAAGGGGACGAGAAAGATTAACTGCCAACGTTGGATTCCTAACTCCATTTCAACTTTCAACTCTCGAACTCCCTCATCAATTGGGATTCTTTGCGGTttaacaaaagcaaaaacatgATCAAGTGGCGTTTCCGTTTGGCCTCTCATATTGTCTCTTGAACTTGCGGGGGAACACCCATTGTTATTCCACTCTCTAGTAAGCAATTTTTCCACTCTATGATGTTAATCATCATAAAAATTGAAAGtgaatttttattattgttggTTTTTTAGGCCGTACCAAATTTGTACATGTTATCTTTGttattagttaaaaaaaaaattatttcatacTCTTCATTTTGGTGTTATAAAAAAAGTCTCTTGCATGTGGCACCAacgatgaaaaataaaaattaaatcagACAGTAACAGCTACAACCGACATATGTGGTTTTGATATATGTAAAAGGTCTTTGGGGCATGGAGCACCTATGACTAGAGAAAAATAAGCCTCAGATATGTGTGGTGATTAGAAAACATGGTCATGATAATAGTTTGTAATACAGATGTGGAGAAAATATATCATAAGGATATgactaaaaaaaagaaaataataagaaattgTTATAATATGCTCCTATGcacaatttataaaataatcacttaagaaatataaatataacTAAAATAACATATCTTTGGGGGCGCATAGCTAGTGACGAAAAACCCGCATACGGAAATGCTAGTGTGAATATAAAGGCAAGTCCACATATTgagtcaaagttgaagaaattaaaaataaatatatagtttagtTCTTGACATGATGaacacaagtggatttgcatggaatgatgtcaaaaagtgcATTGGAGTTGATAGTGAAGAAGCATCGCAAACTTATGTGCAAGTTCATATCCTATTTTAGTTACCGATTAGTTATATTCTTGTAGCTATATTTTTAACACATGCTAAATTTTAGTATTGCTATGATAATTTAATCTTAGAAAAATAAAGATGCTCAGAGGATGGAGAAGCAAACATTTTCCACTGTAtgatagatttgcatatatatttgaaaagaaTCGTGCTATGGTAATGTAGCTGAAACTCCTGGAGGTATGATGGAGGAACAAAGCTATAATGAGGTTGATGCAAATGATATTGGAACTGAAAATGATGTTTCTCTTGTGAACCAGCAAGGCCAACAAAGCAataaaaattgattaaaaaaaagaaaaaaaaagatgtttcTCCAGTGAACCAGCAAGACCAACAAAGCAACCACTCTACAAGTAGTCAAAGAAAGGGGAATATGGCTATGAGAAGTTCAATAATGAAACTGAGGTAATAATCAATAGACTAAAAGaattttatgttgaaagtggAAAAATGATGTAAATGGTAACTGAAGCTATAGTTCGAGGTACTGCATATCAAGTGACATAGCTAACAAATTTAAAACCATCAGTTTTTCTCCTATGATCAAATTGATGGATTAATTCTTACTATGGAAAAACCAcaaaatgtgggagtgttcaggTTAATAGATGCTGAACTCAAAAGTGTTCGTTCAAAAATTTCTAAGCGATAAAGCAAGTGGATGATTATATTATGTGGTGCCTTTTGACATGGATTGTATTTTGTTAATCATACAACCTTAGGTAGTGGTTTCCGACTTAGCCTTGCACTATGAAATATTTTGGCTAATGCTAACTAGCATCTTTATGAATCATGGGGATCTACTTTTGAATGATAAAATTGCAGCTAACTATTGCAAGTATGTTGCAGATTATTGTAACTAGCGTATATTGTAGTTATTGTTAGTATATTATTTGGTCTTCGATTGGGCGGAAAGTTGTTGGCTTTAATGGAAGTTTAGAGAGAATCTAGTATGGGGGGGGTTGTTTGTCAGTTTGTGAAAGATGCtgcatttgaattttgtttatacTATGTGAATTTTGTTCTCTAGTTTATACAGTGGAgatatactttttattttggaaCTCAAGCTTTTctggttttcttttttgtggCAAATATTGTTCTTGGCATGTGATTTAATATCCTAGTCGATAGGATGTTGGATTTCCATCCATGCCTTTGGCTTTGAAATTTCCCCCtcccctaaattattgtaatagtttcaaacCCTCCCCTTATtactaataaaaatatttaaaaaaaatattgttcttGGATAGATAACTTATTGGATGGTTTTTTGCCTGCTTTTCAACTACACAAAATGGAAAACACTAAGTTGTGTGCTCCTCCTCTTAGTCCTCTACAAGTATGTTCACAAACTCCTTCCAATCCAAGTCCTACATAGAGTTCCATACCCACTTTTGAAATACAAGTGGTAAACTCAAAGGGAACATGTGCACCCCCATCTTCAAACTTCCTTCTTCCAATTCAGCAAATAAGAAACTTGTTAGTGAAGCATCCCTTGTTTGGTTACATTTTACTAAATTGCCAGTTGAAGCTGGAAAGAAGTTAGATGCAAGAGCTCAATACAATATCTGTAGAAAGGATTACGCATGTCATGAGAGAAGAAATTGGACATCCATTGTGCTGAATCATCTGAGATTGGGGGGTTGGCCGAATTCTCTATTGAAAgtggttaaaaataaaaataaaaacgctTAATTTGCAGAGAATGGTAACTTAATTGGATGAACATATAGCAAGGAAATAAGTAGGCTTGCTTGTGTGGAGATGACCATACTGGATGAGAAGCATGACAAAAGGTTATTCCCAATTTCAAGActgatcccaaaccaaattttcaggaatcctaattttttggaatcccgaaataattttgggcttatgggatTTTTTGGGCTTTTCAGTTTTTGGGCTATAATAACTTGCCTGTGCTGCTGTGCAGTGTGCAACCAATCTGCATATCTATAGTTCCCAAGCATGAATGAAGGAGGTGATCAAGTTATTTTGTAGAaataaaatcaaaccaaaatccTTGCATATATCCCCTACTCGCAATAGCCAATTTGATCGGTCTATTCTATTACACATAcatgaaacaaaaataaattaagtaacaaatccaaaagtaaaaaaattaattacaagccaaggtttcaaaataaatgaagtaacaaacccaaaagcaaaaTAAATTGTTACAAACCAAAGTTTCAAAACAAATTACAttacaaaccaaaagcaaaatgaAAAGCTTAAAGTTTATAAAGATTGTTGGCCTCTTCGGCCCCTTGATCTTGTTGATGGTTGTGGTTGctcccttcttgttggtgaaATACCTCCTAGTGTCAATTTGCAAACGTTATATACACAAGGTAGCCAACAGCATCAAAAGAAAAGGACGTGTATTCCTGTTACAAGGATTCCATTAATAAAGTAGGACTAGGACAGTACAAAATGTAATcgaaaattttcttttctccttaAGCGTAGGACTAGCTTCATATATATTCATAAAGAGGAAACACAATTAAAGAGTCATCTATTCATAAAGAGAATTCATATTATTCATATCTAACTAATGtttttaagaaacaaatattttttaagaaaaataagaaatactGTTATCAAAGCAACTGTTGCAACCGTACTGTTTATATAGGTAGAGACGTTTGATGAGGCACTTAAAAGAAGTGAAGTGTTGAATTCGATGAGGCGGAGACGTTTTCGACCACTCCCAATTCTGCTTGGtcaaaaataacaacaaaacaacTGAGGAAAGATATATGATCTAGCATTGCGATTGAAGATTCCTTAACCTAATGACGTGCAATTATGTGGGTATTTGACAGTTCATCAGTTCAACATCTTCATATATAAAAGAACAACTAAAGAAACTATAAATACTTTTGGTGCTCCATTACAAACATCCCAAAATCCCAAGGTTAATTCTGAACTCCATTCATCAATTTACACCAACTCTCGAAATTCATTTCAGCAGTTGCAATTATTGCTACAACTATGAACTATCAACTGTCAACCCGTAACAAATTTATGCTTCAATTGTGACTCTATGATAGAAGAGAAACCCTAATCTCGAATTCCAACCACCAATTcaacccctaaaccctagtATGCAGTATACTCTATCTTCCAAGTGctaaatttcacaaaccctaatctCGAATTTGAACCCTAAATTAGCTTGTGAACTTTACCTGATTTGGGGGAGATTTGCATAGTGCACTGGATGACtggaatagagagagattgagaaggAGAGAGCGTTGGTGGCCGTGATTCGTGAAGGAAGGCTCCTCTACTGTGACTCTATGAGGGATGAGAAGTCAAGAGACATTGAGAGGGAGATAAGAGAGGGGATAGTCGAGAGAGGTGTGACTCAGATGAGTCACTTGTGTGGCCGAATTCGAAAACGGAGAGACAAATCGACGACGTGGGTGGTAAGGTGAGGGTTTGAGTCTGAGGCGAGCCgcgagagagagtgagtgagaacTGAGTGTCGAGAGAGACGGGAGAGACAAAGTGTAAGTGTAGGCTTTGATTTCTATTGAACgattgagattaaatctcaaccgaATCCGACGGCTGTTacaatttcaaatatatatttaaaaattaaataatatattttttttattttggttcgaTTTGGGAATACCAATAAACCAAAAACTTGAAACTGATTCCCACAccgaaaattttggtttggttcagTATTGAGTACCGAACGTTTTGGGATTTTCAGTTTGGTTTCGggaatttttcggtttggtttgggatattcggtattttttttccacccctacCTAAAACGTCAATTATATGGCTCTCACAACCATTTTACTGATGATGGGTAGAACTTGCACAAAAGAATTCTCAATTTTTAAATTACAAATCATAAAGGTGATGCCATTGGGAGGCTTATAGAGAAGTGTTTAGCACATTGGGGCATTGAAAAAGTCTTCACAATCACCGTCAACAATGCTACTGCTAATATGGTGCTATTCGATATCCGAAAAGGGCATTAGGGTATCAGGATACTCTTTTGTTGAATGGAGATTTTTTACACATGAGGTGTTGTGCTTATATCACCAATTTGATTGTTCAGGATGGGTTGAGTGAATTACATAGTTCAATTAAGAGTATTCATAATGCTTATAAATATACAAGATCTTCTCCATCTCGTCTTGACAGCAAAGGGCTTTTGCCTCTGGAATGTAAAACTAGGTGGAATTCCACCTATTTGATGTTAGATGCCGCTTTGAAGTTGCGAACAACATTTGAGAGGTTGGAAAAAGACACAGTGTTTGTTAATTACTTTGAAAAATTCAGTGAGCTTGATAATGGGAAGAGCAAAAAGGAAACAGAATTGAACTTTAGGGCGTGAAAGATGCAGTGGGGCCTCTAACATCCACAGATTGGGAATATGCAAGGCTTTTGTGAAGTTCTTGAAAAAAATTCATGAGTCAACAAAGAAGTTTAGTGCTTATAAGACGGTCACTTGTCATGTGTCTTTCCATGAGATGTGTAGTATTGTAGATGATTTGAGCTCTATGATTAACAATGGGATCCTATTATGAAgaagagggcaactacaataAAAATGAAGTTTGACAAATATTAGGGAAGTGTTGGTAGGTGAACCAGCTTAGGATAGCAGCGGTTGTTCTTGATCCTGCTACAAACTTGATTATGTCTCATACTCTTTTGAAGATTTGGAAGTTGATGCCTCTAAAGTTCCAGAAATGACATATAATGTGAAGAATCTTCTAATGTGTGCTTGTATGATGAGTATAAAAAGGAGAACCCACAAGATACCCAAACAAGTGATGAGTTTAATTCGGAGAGTGTGGGGGAGACAAGTTGTGGGGAGACGGATCCAAGACTAGAGAAATACATGAGATCAAGAAAAGTGAAGAATGAAGTTCACATTAGAAATGAAGTTGATAAGTACCTATTGGATGCATGTGAGAATATAGGCTTTGTGTCATTCAATGTTTTAGAATGGTGGAAAGAGAACTCCCCAAGGTTTCCTATCTTATCTAAAATTGCAAAGGATGTATTTGCTGTTCCTGCTTCAAGTGTGCCCTCAGAAGCTGCATTTAGTGCTGGAAAAAGGGTTGTGGATTCTTTTCGAGCTTCTTTGACTCCAAAAACTATTTACGCGCTGATTTGCACAAATGATTGGCTATGGGCTGAGGCATTTGACTTATTTAAGGTGTTGGATAGTGGTCAAATTAGTGGCCAAGTGGACAACAAGCCAAATGCATTTCGGCTAGTAAATTAAACAAAGAAAAGTTTAGTGAACATCATCATGAGTAAAGACATAATGATTATGCttgtaagaaaataaaaaaaggtggTTGCTTTTGTTTTAATGATTATGCAGAAATTATGATGTTGGGGAAGAAAATGTGAGTGGCATTGTGTTGATGAGTGCAGCCgaaagagagaagaggagagagagaaggtagaGCCTTTTGGTTATATTAAGGCATTCGATTATGCCTTTGGTTGTGGGGAGAGCGGCATCAGATGAGAGCCATACCAGGGAGAGCGTTCGGCTCTCCCATTTGAAACAGTGTTGCTCCTTCCTATTTGTTTGTAATCCCCTTTTGTTAGTAATCCCTCAATTAAAGATGTTGCTGCTACATGTTGTGTAGCTTTTGGGAGATATGGTATTTGATGTGTGTCcatcttctccaattgttcTTTGTGAGAGTGAGTGCTATTGGGtgtatgtgggatttgggtttgagagttaaaactttatttgtaatctccttttgatattagtggaatttcctCGCCGTCTCAGAACTGGACGTAGGCTTACGCCGAACCAATATAAATCCTTGTGttatttggattatttgtcGTATTATATTTTGCCGTTGTAGcttattggtttcatatttgacgcTTCTGCACAACATAAGGAACCTACAGAGGATGACATGGATTTTCTATCATGCTTTGGAGAACATGGAAAAAGGCAAGTATCTTTCGTTGTCTTTTATAGTTTCTCTTGTTTTGTTTAATCTTTCTCatgctttatttacttaaatataTCTCTTAGTTGATGTTGTAGAAATTGAGACGTTAAATCTTGCTGGAAAAGTTGGATCCAACAATATTAGTCGACTAGTTGTAGCTTATAAGATATGATAATATGTTTTTTGTAACTTCATAGTTCATATACTAAATTGTGAACTCTTGTgcacatcttatgcttccatgTTGGCATCAGTATTACATGGGTAGGTTGTTGGAGTGTAGGAAGTGCTGGGAAAATTGCTGAAGGCCTGAAAGTATGGAACTTTTGGATCTTCTAGAATTTTTGGAACTTTTGAAACTTTTGGGACTTTAATTTTTAATCAGCTATATGTAATGTCTTCTCTAGTAAAGTTTGGGACTTTTGAACTTAACGTATGGAACTTTTGGATTCTAGTCATTTTGAAATATTGGAGCTTGGATGAAGTTCATTTTTGGAACTTAAAGAAAACTATTAGAAATATTAGAGCtcttatgaattttatttttggaactTTAAGAATGTCTGAATGTTTGAACTTGGAATATAACTAGTGTTTACACAAACCGGACCCAAACTAACCCGCTATCGTCGGTTAACCGACCTGATCGGTTTTAAACCCGGCTTGGTTAGTTTCAGTTTGCAATTTTGGTCCAACCGACTaggttggtttggttttggttttgacccAAAATCGTAGCAAACCAGCCCATGCCTAGCCCTAACTCGAGCAAAACTCGAGCAAAGCATTCAGCTCGGGAGTGacttgtgagagagagagggatggaAGGCCACTGCAACGACGATCTAATGGAGGACGAAATTGTTGAGGCGATGCCTAGGAGAGTCAAAGGCAGCGGAGGTTTCAAAGCCccatccaaaaccctagaccACCCAAACAACACTCCCTCTTTCCCCATTGCAATCCCCCCATTCTCTAGCTTACGCTCCTCATCGTTGTCAGTTCCTCTCTCTCGCATTTATTTATGTTGTTGATGtccaaaatcaatgaggactttggtacaacagaaagtgttaagtttgtgactttcgctagattgcttcggtcactagtgtggataagtatgtaaatcgatagggacagggaagcaaacacaagatgtacgtggttcacccagattggctacgtctacggagtagaggagttctcattaattgtgaagggtttacacaagtacataggttcaagctctcctttagtgagtactagtgaatgatttagtacaaatgacattaggaaatattgtgagagaatgatcactatttatagaagagagtttctagtttcattctgacattgacacgtgtcgtgttgtgattggcttctgatgttgacacgtgtcgcgctatgattgacttctgatgtcgacacgtgtcgcgctgtgattggcctcctagttggagggaaactcttctgggtccttgacggtataacgttgaccggcgctcagtagtttcgggattgatcaagtatggtacaaacatatgtaattttatataatgtttttttttaaaactttaacgaaaaacttataatactgttcactttaacgaaaaatcatattttgacattaaaaagtcaatcctggtaatcactttaccctttattttgtccttatcgttaaaactcaaagtttcaagcccttttcattagttttcctcttttttttttttttctttttttttttttggtaaatgctTGATGATCTATTTGGTTGCTCAGAAAGTGCTCGATGACGGAAATTTATAATTTAGTAGTGAAAAATGTTTGCAAATTTACAGCTAGAAATGATCTTTGGCAATTTTTTTCCTTAATAATTCATCttttggagtttttttttttatgttttgtgaACTTCTTTGTGGAGGGGTTAGGGCTGCCTGTTTAGGGCTAAAGGGACAAGGCTCTATCTATTTATATGTTTATGCTGCATTTTCTTTGGAAAGAGTTAATGTGTGTGCACCAAGTGGGTTGACTTGCAAGTGGTGGGCTGCCCTAGAGGATAGGGTCTTTCTCTTTCACTCATTGTGTTTCGTGTTAAAACTCTCCATTTTCTATTAGTCTAAGAGACTATATCGTGATTAATTtattctctaatgaataacaaatcactctatttataatatattaaccctaatctctaacaaaacctaattctaacgggcTGAGCCCAAATCCTAAATCTATTATTTTTCAACACCCCATCAAACTCATAGCGGTAAACAAcgtgagtttgccaacaagtaAATGTGGTTACAGGCTTTGTTAGTCAAACATACAAGCAGGCTCTGCAACGCAGATAGACAAACAGACAGGATCTGCAATGCGGACAGACAGATGGAAGATTGATATAGATTTAGATGGCGGATGATAGATAAATTCAGGTAGACATATTTAGATTCCAACAGAAAGATTTTGAGAGTATGGACATCGCTACTAAACAGACGAGAATCCTATATCCCAACTAGAGTAACAAACAAGCTGATGTTCCAATTTATCATCACGTACACAATGTCGCTCGAGGGGTCATCAGTCCAAACACTCAAACAATCGTTATGGCGGGCAACAACATATTCCATAAACAGGCCAACGACAGCAACATGTGGGCCTCATAACCACTTCTAAAAACAGTGGCCCAAACAGAAGCAACTTCAtttactatttttcttttcttcttttcctcatATGTGTATGGTGGCAGAAcgagagaaggagaaagaagaaatagGAAGACAGCAAGCAAGCTCGGGGCGGCGGATCCTCAAATCCGGATTCTTCAGATTGCGGGTGGCAGCGGTGCGATACAGAGGTGTAGCAGTGGTGTGGTGGATCGGTCAGATCGGCCGGTCGAGTTGGGGTTGCAGGCAGCAGTGCGGCGGGATCGTTGCGAATCGCAATGGTGGGAAAGGATCAGGCTAGAGACAGGTTCTGGGTGTAGCGGTGGTGAGCCATGCAGGCGAGGTGGGGCGAGTCGAATGGTGCAGATGCAGCTGATCTTTTACTGGTGCAGGAGTGATCCAGGCGGGCCTGGATGTGGTGATACAGCGGTGGGGCTGGAGGGATGCAGAAATCTTGGTGCGGTGGAGCATTTTCAAATTTGGATGTGAGACATATGCACCAAattcttttttcaaaaaaaagaacccttttttttttcttgaagactaccaaggacaaactgaaaaccAAACTAGAAAACGTAAAAAGTCTACGGATGGAAACTGGAACAAACAACGAAGGAGACAGACAAACTGATACTGAACAGAAGCAGATTAAATTCGAAAGGATCaaactctgataccaaattgaatatcagagtatgtgacaaataaaattacaaaataatatgaatattattaaacaaacaaagtAATACGAATATTATcaaacaaacgagaatgccgaaacagTTACAAAAATTCTAGAGATTACATCGTGACTAACTTATTCTCTAACGAATAACAAAAGCACTCTTTTGGTCTTGATTACTGTTGGATTTAACAATTTGCTACGTGATTCTTCAaattacatacatatacatatatattatatgtatagATTCTATAGATACAACAGTAATATAAGCTTGCGATCTGAAACTGGTCTATATTGGGAGGTAGAGTTGTTGTCTTTGCCCTTGCGATCTGAAACTGGTCTATATTGGGAGGTAGAGTTGTTGTCTTTGCCCTATTTGTTGgaaattcaaatcaaaacaGGTTGTAAATGGCAGCTGCTAGCTGTTAGTTTCTTTACAGGTTGTATTCACACTTGCTGCAACTACAAAGACTAAAGTTTCCTCCATGTGCCAGCTGAAAGTGTGTTGAAAGACAGTAGCTGTGTGCTGCCATGTGATGTGCTAGCCGAAACTATGTTGATTGCAAGCTGGAAAGATAGCTGCATGTGTGTGCTAGATTGTCCAAAGTCCATATGATCTGTTTGTATGTGTtgttgtgtttattttattaaaagcacTTAAGTACTCATTCTTTTCTGCTTGTATAAATAAGCAGCCCGTAAGGCTTTAGGAATTTATATCTTTGAATTGTCATTCCATTTCAGAAGTGTGTTTGCAAACTTTTAAATATATCAAAGTGCATTGTTTGCCAAAGCTTTTAGCTTCCCTCCTTTCTCTATTTCTTTGTCCaattttattaagagtgcaaagtgagaggtgtgatagagtttgtaaacttatcacccacatattttggtattgagttagtaaacttttcaataccaacaattggtatcagagccagaatACCATTCTGGCAGGTGCAGCAGTTATGGCATCCAACTTAGTGCAACTCCAAGTTCCcacattgaagaaagaaaattatgaaagatgGTGCAtccaattcaaagcattgtttggaTCACAAGAGCTATGGGAAGTTGTCAGTAGTGGGTATGTTGTACCCACTACCGAGCAAGAAGCCACATATACTGCAGATCAAAGGAACATTCTCAAGGATTTACGAAAGAAGGACCAGAAGGCGTTGTATCTTCTCTATCAAGGATTAGAAGATTCAACGTTCGAGAAGGTTGTAGAAGCAACAACGAGCAAGCAAGTATGGGACACACTCAGTACAATCTACAAAGGAGTAGATCGAGTCAAGAAAGTGAGGTTACAGTCACTTCGAGCAGATTTTGAAACTGCTCACATGAATGAAGGGGAGAGCATCTCCGACTATCACTCAAGGCTCATTGTGATAGTAAATCAGATGAGGAGAAATGGCGAGAGACTCGATGAAGTACGAGTTGTGGAGAAGATACTCCGGTCACTCACATCTAAGTTTGAGCATGTGGTGACTGCAATTGAGGAATCCAAGGATTTGGAGGCGATGAGCGCAGAGGAGCTACTAGGATCCCTCCTAGTTCACGAGCAACGCATTCAGAAGAATGCAAGCCCCACAACGCTAGAGCAAGCTTTGGAGTCAAAGTTGAATATTGACAAACCAAATAAAGGTCGTGGGCAGTGGAACTCACGTCGTGGGAGTTCATCCAACCGTAGCCGAGGACGAACTCGAGGAAGAGGTCGAGGCTATGAACAAAACCGAGGTCAATCTCAAGAGTGGAGATCTACCCGAGGAAATGCGCATATCCAATGTCACACTTGCAAGCAATATGGACATTATGCAAATGAATGTTCATATAAAAATGGTGAGCATGTCAACATGGCAGAATCAAATGGAAATGTTGGTGAGGAATTTACAGTCTTACTAGCACACCATGATATCAATAGCCAACAAGATGTTTGGTATTTAGACTCTGGTGCAAGCAACCACATGTGTGGAAAGAAAGAGTTTTTTGCCGAACTCAAAGATGGGCCTTATGGATCTTTGAGTCTTGGTGACTCCTCAAAGCTGCCAATTGAAGGCAAAGGGAAGATCAAGATCATCTAGAAGGATGGTAGAGAAGAATACATCTCCGATACTTACTACATACCAGGTATGAAGAGCAACATTCTGAGCATTGGTCAACTGCTCCAGAAAGGGTATATTATACATATGGAGGATATGTTTCTCACTCTCAGGAATGCAAGGAGAAAACTTATTGCACGTGTTCAAATGTCAAAGAACCGAATGTTCCCGTTGAAGTTGAACACAAAGATTGGGAGTTGCAACATCGGTGTAATGGAAGATGAGTCATGGAAATGGCATCTTCGATTTGGCCATCTTCATTTCAATGGCCTAAAGTTGCTGTCAAGTGGAGGAATGGTTCGTGGTCTACCCCAGATTGAAGTCACACGCCAAGTATGTGAAGGTTGTGTGCTTGGCAAGCAAGCACGACTATCATTCCCTGTTGGTGATACATGGAGAGCAAAGGCACCACTACAGATGGTACACACGGATATATGTGGTCCATTGGATCCTATGTCTTATGGAGGTAATAGGtattttattactttcattgatgattttagtaggAAGACTTGGGTTTATTTTCTCAAGGAGAAGTCGGCTGCCCTAAAAATCTTCAAGGAGTTTAAGGCACTCACAGAGGCTAAAAGCAACCACAAGCATGTGGCTGTGAGATCAGATAGAGGTGGAGAGTACACCTCCAATGCTTTCCAAGCATACTGCAAGGAGCAAGGAATTAGGCATCAACTGACTGCTGCCTATACCCCACAGCAAAATGGGATAGCCGAAAGAAAGAATCGAACCATCCTTGACATGACAAGGTTCATGCTTAAGGAGAAGAATTTGCCAAAAGAATTGTGGGCAGAAGCTGTAGCTTGTTCGATTTATTTGTTGAATCGATGTCCAACAAAGAGTGTCAAGAGGATGACACCACAAGAGGCTTGGAGTGGATACAAGCCGAGTGTTGCACACCTAAGAGTTTTTGGGTGCGTTGCATATGCTCAAGTTCCAGAAGCCAAGAGAAGGAAGCTTGATGATCGAGGTGAaaagtgtgtgtttgtgggctaTAGTGAAGAGTCCAAGGCATACAAGCTCTACAACCCACTAACTGGCAAACTAGTGGTTAGTAGAGATGTCATCTTCAGTGAGGAAGAGGCATGGAAGTGGAACAACAAAGAAGTCAGTAAAGAAAATATCGTCTCCACTGATTTTGAAGAACCAGAA includes the following:
- the LOC126598994 gene encoding uncharacterized protein LOC126598994, with translation MASNLVQLQVPTLKKENYERWCIQFKALFGSQELWEVVSSGYVVPTTEQEATYTADQRNILKDLRKKDQKALYLLYQGLEDSTFEKVVEATTSKQVWDTLSTIYKGVDRVKKVRLQSLRADFETAHMNEGESISDYHSRLIVIVNQMRRNGERLDEVRVVEKILRSLTSKFEHVVTAIEESKDLEAMSAEELLGSLLVHEQRIQKNASPTTLEQALESKLNIDKPNKGRGQWNSRRGSSSNRSRGRTRGRGRGYEQNRGQSQEWRSTRGNAHIQCHTCKQYGHYANECSYKNGEHVNMAESNGNVGEEFTVLLAHHDINSQQDVWYLDSGASNHMCGKKEFFAELKDGPYGSLSLGDSSKLPIEGKGKIKII